From one Eleginops maclovinus isolate JMC-PN-2008 ecotype Puerto Natales chromosome 7, JC_Emac_rtc_rv5, whole genome shotgun sequence genomic stretch:
- the lrrfip1a gene encoding uncharacterized protein lrrfip1a isoform X6 has protein sequence MGTQGAGRKRSTKKDKSTAEDDALNLIAREAEARLAAKRAARAEARDIRMKELERQQKELSDDDERMSVGSRSSVRSDLDSVGAYGGGDSSSIKKSKKKKKHKHKDRNGHDDEYSVMSSRSSRQSDESRVSRSSRLDLTSSRLSDDPRGSRGSRLDLQPTSYASSDLYSYNGLSSARNPGSTFNGYQSSLYEDSGLQRGSSSLSLPVEYSSYRTSGSRVSSRAGSARGSPVDNCGSVASFLRSAAGSSGLHLDDVTIPDFSDVSGFAPAGGRHRDVEDRDYLEKGSRAASSMTAATLTSLGGSSSRRGSGETAITVDAETSIREIKEIHELKDQIQDVESKYMQNLKEVKDALVQVEEKYRKAMVSNAQLDNEKNNLMYQVDTLKDSLMELEELLSESRRGFEDKVKECEREKHAHTVLQFQFNEMKETLKQSEELLNDIRQLHIKMEGLNREICDLQETVEWKDKKIGALERQKEYTDAIRVERDELREEVVNLKDILKKHGIVLGPDLSINGEDGVADADSTLSADPASPLAQEAQTPPTEGNSMLGNTEETQLRSSEEEEVDPEQQQEHFEEAKENLLSSDALCDVSGVCTVETSTDTEEQRDATEVDGVEEPGLRKDLNVDIKDQSVTESKDIIICSPELQGIVTSSEESVLETVRPEGKELGGTNNLDSGEPGTNINSVDIRESGNNFLKEQENKQEDVEEHHLRNTESRPEQKVVQPVESLPEESVPAESNTDAPPEPENPEEAENMETEELSGNSQPQGAAAPGKKKKKKRKGKKNRGTQEDRNQQRDGADREKGKTEVKIEPDTKDNELKAEPEVLASGTEEPGMDQVKNEQDGQKDGVEEQEPHKTGRESRRDHVADECDKEQTLEKENVEEAEAATETFSHVTTPAEVGVDHVTEEQNKEQCLGTVKAGELVAPAETHVETLKESRTVPIPKDEQDQKQPLETQRVEEVGSLTNPVPETILSTESPDDLNGECTSCVDNSKSGISTNDCVIQAEAEVVHSEENEVRSIDEMKSEYTPDIPENPETGSHNPINGDMAADESEPTSRAESKDKPSVPPPSTDSVTDTIKSSEPSAGGESPFKVSDGGPEEVTETIKDDEEPEIATEQDKPQEYPSVLLPSHEEAELTADRAEEDFNRGLREPEGLVQTDPLDDQDKETPSFVTNMDAIDTVQSVLETVVRAEPLDNVETAQCEGHVDESSADITPELEINTTETITTPDVPKEAHEHGSTMAEDPEHNNNPNDQQGETQPLHEPMDELPSQPTLQECNEEDGENNEGPSFDFDDMDMEPAEVESLPRNPQQEEVEEGVEVVPDESGSSGVETLSQNSSAQDGTLGNGGQLLEKEEAGLANETGGIVEEAKFPSVGEAGGAPEDINQALSLPVEEGLEAIKQEHVDLPKSAEQVGGSKEPQQGGKDVRKNSKKGKGKGKEECKMS, from the exons CTGTCGGACGACGATGAGCGGATGTCAGTGGGGAGCCGGAGCAGTGTCAGG TCGGATCTTGATTCTGTTGGGGCTTATGGTGGAGGG GACTCCTCCTCAATAAAGaagtcaaagaaaaagaagaaacataaGCACAAAGAC AGGAACGGCCATGATGATGAGTACAGTGTCATGTCCAGCCGG AGCTCCAGACAGAGTGATGAGAGCAGAGTGTCCCGTTCCTCCAGGCTGGACCTCACG AGCTCCAGACTGAGTGATGACCCCCGGGGATCTCGGGGCTCCAGATTAGACCTGCAGCCG ACCTCTTACGCTTCCTCTGACCTGTACAGCTACAATGGCCTGTCCTCTGCCAGAAACCCCGGCTCAACTTTCAATGGTTACCAG AGCTCCCTGTATGAAGACAGCGGCTTGCAGCGAGGCAGCAGCTCCCTCTCACTT ccTGTAGAGTACAGTAGTTATCGCACCTCCGGTTCCAGGGTCTCCTCCAGGGCCGGGTCAGCCCGCGGCAGCCCAGTG GACAACTGCGGCTCTGTGGCCAGTTTCCTGAGGAGCGCAGCCGGCAGCAGCGGCCTCCACCTGGACGATGTTACTATTCCGGACTTTTCTGATGTGAGTGGCTTTGCCCCCGCAGGAGGCCGCCACCGTGAT GTGGAGGACAGAGATTATCTTGAGAAG GGATCTCGAGCAGCTTCTTCCATGACAGCAGCGACCCTCACCTCGTTAGGCGGGAGTTCCTCTCGGAGAGGAAGTGGGGAAACGGCTATAACTGTAGATGCAGAGACCTCTATACGAGAAattaag GAGATCCATGAACTGAAGGATCAGATTCAAGATGTGGAAAGCAAGTACATGCAGAACCTCAAAGAAGTCAAG GATGCATTAGTACAAGTGGAGGAGAAGTACCGTAAGGCCATGGTGTCCAACGCTCAGCTGGACAATGAGAAGAACAACCTGATGTACCAGGTGGACACGCTTAAGGACTCGCTcatggagctggaggagctgctgtcCGAGTCCCGCCGCGGGTTCGAGGACAAAGTCAAG GAATGTGAGCGAGAGAAACATGCCCACACTGTGCTCCAGTTCCAGTtcaatgaaatgaaagagaCGCTCAAACAAAGTGAAGAGCTGCTCAAT GACATCCGTCAGCTGCATATCAAAATGGAAGGTTTGAATAGAGAAATATGTGACCTGCAGGAGACGGTGGAGTGGAAGGATAAGAAGATTGGG GCCTTAGAGCGACAGAAAGAATACACAGATGCAATTCGAGTGGAGCGGGATGAGCTCAGAGAGGAGGTGGTGAACCTGAAAGACATTCTGAAG AAACATGGAATAGTATTGGGACCTGATCTAAGCATCAATGGAGAGGATGGTGTGGCAGACGCTGACAGCACCCTCAGTGCAGACCCTGCTTCCCCCCTGGCTCAGGAGGCACAGACCCCCCCAACAGAGGGGAACAGCATGCTCG GCAACACAGAGGAGACTCAGTTGAGAAGTagcgaggaggaagaggtggatcCAGAGCAGCAACAAGAACATTTTGAGGAAGCCAAAGAGAATCTCTTGAGCTCTGATGCACTCTGTGATGTTTCTGGGGTGTGCACTGTGGAAACATCTACGGATACAGAAGAACAACGGGATGCCACAGAAGTAGACGGTGTTGAAGAACCTGGCCTAAGGAAGGACttaaatgttgacattaaagACCAGTCGGTCACAGAGTCAAAAGATATAATCATTTGTAGCCCTGAACTTCAGGGCATTGTCACTAGTTCTGAGGAAAGTGTTCTAGAAACAGTAAGGCCTGAGGGCAAAGAGTTAGGAGGGACCAATAACCTAGATTCAGGGGAGCCAGGAACCAACATCAACAGTGTAGACATTAGAGAGTCAGGCAACAACTTTttgaaagagcaagaaaacaaacaggaagatgTTGAGGAACATCATCTGAGAAATACAGAATCACGTCCAGAGCAAAAGGTGGTACAACCTGTTGAGAGCTTACCTGAGGAGTCCGTACCAGCTGAGTCTAACACAGACGCTCCACCAGAGCCTGAGAATCCAGAAGAGGCAGAGAACATGGAGACTGAGGAACTATCGGGTAACTCTCAGCCTCAGGGTGCTGCTGCTCcagggaaaaagaagaaaaagaagaggaaaggtaAAAAGAATCGGGGAACTCAAGAGGATAGGAACCAACAAAGAGACGGAGCAGATAGAGAAAAGGGCAAAACAGAGGTGAAGATTGAACCGGATACAAAAGATAATGAGCTAAAAGCAGAACCTGAAGTTCTCGCTTCTGGCACTGAAGAACCTGGGATGGACCAAGTTAAGAATGAGCAGGACGGGCAAAAAGATGGAGTAGAAGAACAGGAACCTCATAAAACTGGAAGAGAATCAAGAAGGGATCATGTTGCAGATGAGTGTGACAAGGAACAAACTTTAGAAAAGGAAAACGtagaagaagcagaagcagccACTGAAACATTTTCTCACGTCACAACCCCTGCAGAAGTGGGGGTGGATCACGTTACAGAGGAACAGAACAAGGAACAATGCTTGGGAACCGTCAAAGCAGGAGAGTTAGTGGCACCCGCTGAAACCCACGTTGAAACTCTCAAGGAATCCAGAACAGTGCCCATCCCCAAGGACGAGCAGGACCAGAAACAACCTTTAGAAACACAAAGAGTAGAAGAAGTGGGATCTTTAACAAATCCTGTCCCAGAGACCATACTCAGTACTGAGAGTCCCGATGATCTTAACGGTGAGTGCACTTCCTGCGTAGATAACTCTAAAAGTGGCATCTCAACTAATGACTGTGTCATCCAGGCTGAGGCAGAAGTTGTTCATAGTGAGGAGAATGAGGTGAGGTCTATTGACGAGATGAAATCAGAATACACACCTGATATCCCGGAAAACCCTGAAACTGGATCACACAATCCAATCAATGGGGACATGGCTGCTGATGAATCTGAACCTACGAGCAGAGCTGAGAGTAAGGATAAACCATCTGTGCCCCCACCTTCTACCGACAGTGTTACTGACACTATCAAGAGCTCAGAGCCGTCTGCAGGCGGGGAGAGTCCCTTCAAGGTCTCTGATGGAGGTCCAGAAGAGGTTACTGAGACAATAAAAGATGATGAGGAACCAGAAATAGCAACTGAACAAGACAAACCACAAGAATATCCCAGTGTCCTGTTGCCCAGCCATGAGGAGGCAGAGCTAACAGCagacagagcagaggaggaCTTCAACAGAGGTTTGAGGGAGCCTGAAGGTTTAGTCCAAACAGACCCATTAGATGACCAGGATAAAGAGACTCCATCATTTGTAACAAACATGGATGCAATCGACactgttcagagtgtgttggagaCTGTAGTGCGAGCAGAGCCACTGGATAATGTAGAGACGGCACAGTGTGAGGGTCACGTTGATGAATCCAGTGCTGACATAACCCCTGAATTAGAGATCAATACCACTGAGACGATAACTACACCAGATGTTCCAAAAGAAGCTCATGAACATGGGTCCACCATGGCAGAAGATCCAGAACATAATAACAATCCAAATGATCAGCAAGGAGAGACACAGCCACTGCATGAACCCATGGACGAGCTTCCATCCCAGCCAACACTGCAGGAGTGCAATGAAGAGGACGGTGAAAATAATGAAGGTCCTTCTTTTGATTTTGATGACATGGATATGGAGCCGGCTGAAGTGGAAAGTCTCCCTAGGAATCCCCAACAGGAAGAAGTGGAGGAGGGAGTTGAAGTGGTCCCAGATGAAAGCGGCAGCTCAGGCGTCGAGACTCTGTCCCAAAACAGTTCGGCTCAGGATGGCACTTTGGGAAACGGGGGGCAGTTGTTGGAAAAGGAGGAAGCAGGTTTAGCAAATGAGACCGGGGGCATTGTAGAGGAAGCAAAGTTTCCAAGTGTTGGAGAGGCAGGGGGTGCTCCAGAGGACATTAACCAGGCGCTGTCCCTGCCTGTAGAGGAGGGGTTAGAAGCCATTAAGCAGGAACACGTGGATCTACCAAAGAGTGCAGAGCAAGTGGGCGGCAGTAAAGAGCCGCAGCAGGGGGGGAAGGATGTGAGGAAGAACAGCAAGAAAGGCAAAGGCAAGGGCAAAGAGGAGTGTAAGATGTCTTAG
- the lrrfip1a gene encoding leucine-rich repeat flightless-interacting protein 1 isoform X13, which translates to MGTQGAGRKRSTKKDKSTAEDDALNLIAREAEARLAAKRAARAEARDIRMKELERQQKEVEDRDYLEKGSRAASSMTAATLTSLGGSSSRRGSGETAITVDAETSIREIKEIHELKDQIQDVESKYMQNLKEVKDALVQVEEKYRKAMVSNAQLDNEKNNLMYQVDTLKDSLMELEELLSESRRGFEDKVKECEREKHAHTVLQFQFNEMKETLKQSEELLNDIRQLHIKMEGLNREICDLQETVEWKDKKIGALERQKEYTDAIRVERDELREEVVNLKDILKKHGIVLGPDLSINGEDGVADADSTLSADPASPLAQEAQTPPTEGNSMLGNTEETQLRSSEEEEVDPEQQQEHFEEAKENLLSSDALCDVSGVCTVETSTDTEEQRDATEVDGVEEPGLRKDLNVDIKDQSVTESKDIIICSPELQGIVTSSEESVLETVRPEGKELGGTNNLDSGEPGTNINSVDIRESGNNFLKEQENKQEDVEEHHLRNTESRPEQKVVQPVESLPEESVPAESNTDAPPEPENPEEAENMETEELSGNSQPQGAAAPGKKKKKKRKGKKNRGTQEDRNQQRDGADREKGKTEVKIEPDTKDNELKAEPEVLASGTEEPGMDQVKNEQDGQKDGVEEQEPHKTGRESRRDHVADECDKEQTLEKENVEEAEAATETFSHVTTPAEVGVDHVTEEQNKEQCLGTVKAGELVAPAETHVETLKESRTVPIPKDEQDQKQPLETQRVEEVGSLTNPVPETILSTESPDDLNGECTSCVDNSKSGISTNDCVIQAEAEVVHSEENEVRSIDEMKSEYTPDIPENPETGSHNPINGDMAADESEPTSRAESKDKPSVPPPSTDSVTDTIKSSEPSAGGESPFKVSDGGPEEVTETIKDDEEPEIATEQDKPQEYPSVLLPSHEEAELTADRAEEDFNRGLREPEGLVQTDPLDDQDKETPSFVTNMDAIDTVQSVLETVVRAEPLDNVETAQCEGHVDESSADITPELEINTTETITTPDVPKEAHEHGSTMAEDPEHNNNPNDQQGETQPLHEPMDELPSQPTLQECNEEDGENNEGPSFDFDDMDMEPAEVESLPRNPQQEEVEEGVEVVPDESGSSGVETLSQNSSAQDGTLGNGGQLLEKEEAGLANETGGIVEEAKFPSVGEAGGAPEDINQALSLPVEEGLEAIKQEHVDLPKSAEQVGGSKEPQQGGKDVRKNSKKGKGKGKEECKMS; encoded by the exons GTGGAGGACAGAGATTATCTTGAGAAG GGATCTCGAGCAGCTTCTTCCATGACAGCAGCGACCCTCACCTCGTTAGGCGGGAGTTCCTCTCGGAGAGGAAGTGGGGAAACGGCTATAACTGTAGATGCAGAGACCTCTATACGAGAAattaag GAGATCCATGAACTGAAGGATCAGATTCAAGATGTGGAAAGCAAGTACATGCAGAACCTCAAAGAAGTCAAG GATGCATTAGTACAAGTGGAGGAGAAGTACCGTAAGGCCATGGTGTCCAACGCTCAGCTGGACAATGAGAAGAACAACCTGATGTACCAGGTGGACACGCTTAAGGACTCGCTcatggagctggaggagctgctgtcCGAGTCCCGCCGCGGGTTCGAGGACAAAGTCAAG GAATGTGAGCGAGAGAAACATGCCCACACTGTGCTCCAGTTCCAGTtcaatgaaatgaaagagaCGCTCAAACAAAGTGAAGAGCTGCTCAAT GACATCCGTCAGCTGCATATCAAAATGGAAGGTTTGAATAGAGAAATATGTGACCTGCAGGAGACGGTGGAGTGGAAGGATAAGAAGATTGGG GCCTTAGAGCGACAGAAAGAATACACAGATGCAATTCGAGTGGAGCGGGATGAGCTCAGAGAGGAGGTGGTGAACCTGAAAGACATTCTGAAG AAACATGGAATAGTATTGGGACCTGATCTAAGCATCAATGGAGAGGATGGTGTGGCAGACGCTGACAGCACCCTCAGTGCAGACCCTGCTTCCCCCCTGGCTCAGGAGGCACAGACCCCCCCAACAGAGGGGAACAGCATGCTCG GCAACACAGAGGAGACTCAGTTGAGAAGTagcgaggaggaagaggtggatcCAGAGCAGCAACAAGAACATTTTGAGGAAGCCAAAGAGAATCTCTTGAGCTCTGATGCACTCTGTGATGTTTCTGGGGTGTGCACTGTGGAAACATCTACGGATACAGAAGAACAACGGGATGCCACAGAAGTAGACGGTGTTGAAGAACCTGGCCTAAGGAAGGACttaaatgttgacattaaagACCAGTCGGTCACAGAGTCAAAAGATATAATCATTTGTAGCCCTGAACTTCAGGGCATTGTCACTAGTTCTGAGGAAAGTGTTCTAGAAACAGTAAGGCCTGAGGGCAAAGAGTTAGGAGGGACCAATAACCTAGATTCAGGGGAGCCAGGAACCAACATCAACAGTGTAGACATTAGAGAGTCAGGCAACAACTTTttgaaagagcaagaaaacaaacaggaagatgTTGAGGAACATCATCTGAGAAATACAGAATCACGTCCAGAGCAAAAGGTGGTACAACCTGTTGAGAGCTTACCTGAGGAGTCCGTACCAGCTGAGTCTAACACAGACGCTCCACCAGAGCCTGAGAATCCAGAAGAGGCAGAGAACATGGAGACTGAGGAACTATCGGGTAACTCTCAGCCTCAGGGTGCTGCTGCTCcagggaaaaagaagaaaaagaagaggaaaggtaAAAAGAATCGGGGAACTCAAGAGGATAGGAACCAACAAAGAGACGGAGCAGATAGAGAAAAGGGCAAAACAGAGGTGAAGATTGAACCGGATACAAAAGATAATGAGCTAAAAGCAGAACCTGAAGTTCTCGCTTCTGGCACTGAAGAACCTGGGATGGACCAAGTTAAGAATGAGCAGGACGGGCAAAAAGATGGAGTAGAAGAACAGGAACCTCATAAAACTGGAAGAGAATCAAGAAGGGATCATGTTGCAGATGAGTGTGACAAGGAACAAACTTTAGAAAAGGAAAACGtagaagaagcagaagcagccACTGAAACATTTTCTCACGTCACAACCCCTGCAGAAGTGGGGGTGGATCACGTTACAGAGGAACAGAACAAGGAACAATGCTTGGGAACCGTCAAAGCAGGAGAGTTAGTGGCACCCGCTGAAACCCACGTTGAAACTCTCAAGGAATCCAGAACAGTGCCCATCCCCAAGGACGAGCAGGACCAGAAACAACCTTTAGAAACACAAAGAGTAGAAGAAGTGGGATCTTTAACAAATCCTGTCCCAGAGACCATACTCAGTACTGAGAGTCCCGATGATCTTAACGGTGAGTGCACTTCCTGCGTAGATAACTCTAAAAGTGGCATCTCAACTAATGACTGTGTCATCCAGGCTGAGGCAGAAGTTGTTCATAGTGAGGAGAATGAGGTGAGGTCTATTGACGAGATGAAATCAGAATACACACCTGATATCCCGGAAAACCCTGAAACTGGATCACACAATCCAATCAATGGGGACATGGCTGCTGATGAATCTGAACCTACGAGCAGAGCTGAGAGTAAGGATAAACCATCTGTGCCCCCACCTTCTACCGACAGTGTTACTGACACTATCAAGAGCTCAGAGCCGTCTGCAGGCGGGGAGAGTCCCTTCAAGGTCTCTGATGGAGGTCCAGAAGAGGTTACTGAGACAATAAAAGATGATGAGGAACCAGAAATAGCAACTGAACAAGACAAACCACAAGAATATCCCAGTGTCCTGTTGCCCAGCCATGAGGAGGCAGAGCTAACAGCagacagagcagaggaggaCTTCAACAGAGGTTTGAGGGAGCCTGAAGGTTTAGTCCAAACAGACCCATTAGATGACCAGGATAAAGAGACTCCATCATTTGTAACAAACATGGATGCAATCGACactgttcagagtgtgttggagaCTGTAGTGCGAGCAGAGCCACTGGATAATGTAGAGACGGCACAGTGTGAGGGTCACGTTGATGAATCCAGTGCTGACATAACCCCTGAATTAGAGATCAATACCACTGAGACGATAACTACACCAGATGTTCCAAAAGAAGCTCATGAACATGGGTCCACCATGGCAGAAGATCCAGAACATAATAACAATCCAAATGATCAGCAAGGAGAGACACAGCCACTGCATGAACCCATGGACGAGCTTCCATCCCAGCCAACACTGCAGGAGTGCAATGAAGAGGACGGTGAAAATAATGAAGGTCCTTCTTTTGATTTTGATGACATGGATATGGAGCCGGCTGAAGTGGAAAGTCTCCCTAGGAATCCCCAACAGGAAGAAGTGGAGGAGGGAGTTGAAGTGGTCCCAGATGAAAGCGGCAGCTCAGGCGTCGAGACTCTGTCCCAAAACAGTTCGGCTCAGGATGGCACTTTGGGAAACGGGGGGCAGTTGTTGGAAAAGGAGGAAGCAGGTTTAGCAAATGAGACCGGGGGCATTGTAGAGGAAGCAAAGTTTCCAAGTGTTGGAGAGGCAGGGGGTGCTCCAGAGGACATTAACCAGGCGCTGTCCCTGCCTGTAGAGGAGGGGTTAGAAGCCATTAAGCAGGAACACGTGGATCTACCAAAGAGTGCAGAGCAAGTGGGCGGCAGTAAAGAGCCGCAGCAGGGGGGGAAGGATGTGAGGAAGAACAGCAAGAAAGGCAAAGGCAAGGGCAAAGAGGAGTGTAAGATGTCTTAG